The genomic window ATAGAGGGTTATTGggtgtacattaaaaaattttttttttagtatacagGGTGCTGGAAACGCGGAATGTATTAAAGTTATATTTCATTATCAGATTCTAAGAACAAAATAAAGGTGGTTTTCATAGTTTTACCTCACTTTAAATTcacgtttttcaaaatattctgtattttctgaaattatagtagcaattttaacgtataatttCGCAAAGCttatatcagtttttcaaaccaaatttcCCTTTGAATCTACTAATCGATtgagttttaagttttaaacgATATTAACTTGTTTAACTTTAATACAACACAGGGTTTATGTCATCAgcaaatgtaaatgaaaaacaaacattctcctaaaataaaaattatgtcgaTCCGTTTTTCTCTTGAATAAACTttcattttggataaaaaagtgaacaaaaatcaaaaaaagctACTACAGCCCAAACGAATAACTGCGAATTTCGAAAAGCGCCCCAGCAAGTAATACATGGCTAAAAAGAGGAAACAAAATACGTTTTAACTAATATAGGAACCATAGTCAACTACGCTAACCTCAAACAAAAGGCAACTTTGGGTCATAGCTCGAAAATCGAccgttttatttaatatgaccATTGGATTctaaagaaaaaagtgcttttagaATGTTAAAGCCATACTCTCTTAACTTTTCAAACAACGACGTTAttcatataaagtttaaaaatcgaaaaaccgaACTTTTGATTATAAATCACAAAGAAAAATTCGAAAGTTTTTGAAGACGGCATTGAACTTGTCTTAAAAGAAAAGATCGAGAGAATACTatccatttttttctatctcgtTTAGTTATGGAGATACCTTATTAAAATATCGAATTTGGCCCACTCTGTACAAGTTGATTATACTTATAgtaaatatactttaatttataatttaattgaattataaacaAGAGaagaacaaacaattgactgagttagttgttgaaataccatgtataaacagcgTTGATTACTCATATCATTAAtcacaatacacatacatacatgccacacatacataactgatattcccatataatacatactaaaacaATTTACgactaatttgcaccctcacgagtatcagtgatgtttacgaaaaaatttttcaaacattcatttttttataaagaacattttttacatttaaacttttgttcaatctctaacggtttataagatgggtcatacggacccaagacccaattgacctatgttgctcattcacgaactcgacctcactttttacaacctgagtagtaaatttttgttcgtagcatcaatatttttaagcgttacaaacttgggtctaaacttagtataccttgatatatattacatatatacatggtataacaatgcGTATGGCGTACACAAGATAGCTATAATAGTACTAGCGATTCTTGTGGTCAGTATAGAAATTTACCTAGTCCACCACAATATAGAGAGTTTGAGTCGCATGAATTCATCATCACTTCCGTACCATGATATACTTAGCTTAACTATATCACTGGTAGAGTAGACCAATTTTGTCTCTTATTTACTATGAGGGTATTGCATTTCAAAGTATATACTATGCATTAACTATAAAGCAATGTAAAAGTACTTTGGGCTTCAAAAGTTGTGAacttgattcaaattttttaggtaaatttgtttttaatttttttgcaaaatgagCGGATATCGAGTTGTAACCTTGGTTATGTACTGTTAGTAACTTCTTTAATAAACATTGAAGATTTCCGTGAGAAATGTGTTGTAACAAATCTCATTTAAACTTCTTTTCTATGGGAGTAATTTTCGTCCAAAGTACTTGCCGTGCTAATTGCAGTAAAATCCATAAAATCctttcaaaatgttatttctagtTTATTATTTGTTGGCAGCTTTAAGTTTCGTGAGTATCTTTGTACTTATTTCTATGCTTAGAATTGTAAAGGCAGCATGTAACAGAAATCACTGTGAATATAAATCATTTCACAAATTAAACCAAAACGccctgcatactaaatttcatgaaaatcgttggagccgtttccaaGATTCcaaatatacaagaattgctcgtttaaatatataagataaaatgTTTTAGTAGACCCTGTATGGTATGAAACCAAACAAAACCAGTACAATTTGTGCTTAAAGATAAGAGGATTATTCATATGAACACCATCAAaggattaattttgattttctttattcattttcaagaatataatgaatataatgTTATGCTTTTAAATGTAAGCTTTTTTTTCataccaaaaatgatcatgttTCAAATTTAACTCTTAACTGGTCTGGTTGTTTTTAAAACGTTAATGAATGTCCATTTTCGACAATTTCTGGCCAATAAATCGGTGATTAACAGGCCTGTTGAATAATCTCTAAGCAATCAACATTgtttcaatacaaaaatttgaagaaagcGTTGATTAATTTAGATgaagaaaatgttttcattaataaaggtgaaaaaaattttgcatagttatttttagttttttttattaataaagcaacgaaagaatttttcaagttttgttgCGGATGGGTAACCCGGTTATTTAGGTGTGTGACTAAATAGTTTGAATTGGTCATTAATATATAAGTGGTAATTcaaattagattaaaatgaaatagttGCTTCCCCCCTCGGCACTATAAACTTTTCTCTTTTCTCTTTTATGAATAAGTAAATACCaccaaaaaaactataatttatttggtATTTAACTTAATAAGAAAGTCGCGTGAGTGGTCGAAACAACTTTTAtacatttgtgaaaaattaaaattgaattaaataatataatatcaattcTAGCGTAGGTATAAACGTAAGTGGAACGTAAATATTATAACGTTGACAAAAAAATAGGTATAATAGTATTAAGCGCATTATGCCTTAACACAACATATTATATGTCTCAGTGTTTTTCGATTGTATTGTCATTCAGTTGCTGTTAATTTGAAGCTAATGGCCCTTTTCAACTGTATAAGCAATATttgtaacaatattaaatacatcTTCTCTTTAATTCCTGCTACCTGATCTTTTAGCCAATTTTAATTTGAGGAGCAGGGGGAAATAGCTAGAGGTTTTGAGAAATATAAATAGATAATGCCAAGTAACATAGTTACGTCAGGTGAATATTGCGCGAGATATAAGAAATATAAgctctaaaagaaaaaaaaattgtacattctTCTCTAAATTTTAAGCcatgtaatttaataatctgAAAAATGTGTCGACATTAGCACACTTTCAGGACAAACACTATAGGAATAATATCTTCTTCTCAAAAAGAAgatgttcatttaataaaattaacgtaaaaatttgtaattttttatggcTTTGGATTATCACCATAGATTTTTTGGATATATTTACGATACAACACGTAAACATTGATTTAAGAGGTTTCGTCCATAGTCGAGACAGAAGTCATATACAGAATAATTGTgagtatctataaaaaaaatatttatttacagaacgttttaattaaattacgtacacttcgataattttaattaatatttaaaacaaaataacttttaaagagTATATTTTCTATACGTCATCGTCAAAACGTTTGAATTGtactttgtatattatctatactcaaattcatattatttgtacaaacaaattaaataaaattaattaaaataatttattcacaaaataaatttaaaacattaattaaaatatataaaatatattttaatagaaaacaaaatatataattgttatatcatataatatacatattacacGTATATGTATGAATCAACCTTCTAAAATTTtgcacaaataataatttaaccatattttattaccaaatgtataatttaataataataatataaaagctGGATGTAAAACCACATATCAAAACAAACGGTTTTGAATATTTGATTGCTCAATATTTAAGTTAACTTATTACCATCGACAATATACATTTTTGAGCTCGAAAATTAAGTGAATAGATGAAAATTTGGTTATATGTAGTTTATAGAATCTAGAATAGTAATTTAAATGACTCCGAgctatgaaaaacatttttaaaatgaaaaattaatatagagAAATCGGTTTTTCTCAAGtagaataaaaagtatttattaacagaaaaaaaagctTCTTATACATCAGTTGTAGCTGACGTAATTCCGCACATTATAGAGTTTTGTTAAACTTTCTAGCATCAAACTTAGTTGATATATGCTACTTTTTACGACAATTACTTTTTTCATGTTATTATATATTCTGTTACGTGCgaaacatcaaaattaaaaaatttttcgtggaTAACTCATAAACagtaaatacaattaaaaatgtagAAGATAACCATAAATCTGTTAAAATAAGAAAGTCATTTGattgtttttcatttctattaatataatacttTCCGAGCTATGGCATTCTGTCTCCCAAAAAGCATAGTTACGAATAATGAATTATCATTACTACTGATATATACTAcagttaattttgatttaataaacgAACTATAAAATTGGTTCATGATAATTTGCCAATTAATATTCCATTTTTCCTTTATTAAATCGTTGAATGGTTCGACTTGagttatgaaaaaaacaaattcaataatcaataaaccatacatcaaaaaactattttttttacagaatctATTATTTCATGAGATACAACCTACTGACAGACGAACTGACGGGCAGCGGAATATTAGTAAAAAGGTTCCGTTACTAACTCTTTCGGATAGGGAAACCtacaattaatttacttttccCAGAATCCTGCATGTTATTgagaaatacacaaaaaaacaactaaagtAATACTActaattttatgtttacaaaattaatgataGATATTATCATCGCGGAATAGGTCAGTATATAATATGAAGAACTCTCTTAATTTGTTAAATGCTGGTTCAAATGCTGttgactttaaaataataaatacaatgtgtaattaattataattgtggCAAAAAGATAAATGTACATTATACAAATCCAAATACGTCATTCAAATCCGATGTAAAGCTGTtattttggtatgttatttggactctTTTGGgtagtgtgaaactacgttttgcaagcaaaaaaattttgtgctaaACCAGGGGAATCtgtgaaaaactgcaaaattttcggacttgtttcagtttttgcagttttattcaaaaattataagcctttgactttataattttgaaagtatatttttgaGCAATTGAAGCTAGCCTACAACTCCATATGTctcttagtttttgagatatgatgcttgaaaaattaacatggttttcgatgttaaaaattttgagtttggCTTGACCGTTTGAGAGAGAACAAacgtttaattgtaaaaaatgtttcttgtaaaaaaataaacaacaaaaatataagataaaGAGATGAAATTATGCAGGTAGCTTCTAATTAGTGAgcctaatacaaatttttttgtaaacggcTTACTATTTAATGCTGTTTTGACCATTGCCTGATTGATGAAACTAGATGAAATTGGCTTTAAAAGTGGCCATTCTTAGTTAGCCAATGGCCACTTTTTTAGCCAGTCATTTCACCCAATTCCATCAATCAGGAAATGGTCAAAACAGCATTACATAGTAAGGCTATACTTATAGTTACTTTCATTATACAATGATaagttttgatccaaattaATCATCTAATAGCTGGCTAGTGATGAGTTTAAATTATACTCAAGtgtcaagaatttttttttatttatgtataaaaatttagtcattaaaataatatgaataggTTTCGCTAAGGAGTTATAGGTGTGCTTTCTTTTTACGCTAACAGTAAAATAgctttaaataagtaaaaaaaaagattttatatatttaatattaaatttaatcagaaaatctagtaataaaaattggtgaaaaacaaatttacgataaaaacaatcataacaatttaaaaactttaataatattttccatcACTTTCCTTGTATCCATACTCTTTTCCATCACTTTGTTCGTTGTTCTTTTTGTAAGCTTCTAAATCAGAATAGTATTCTTCTTGACCACTTTGTCCCTTATACCCTTTATGTGCTTGATCGTTATGCCCTTTGTCATAATGTCCCtgttttccattttctttttctaagaATGCAGAATCATGACTACCTCCCTTTTTAAATCCACCAGCAGCTGAAGAATGGTGTGCCCCTTCATCACCGTATTTTTCATGATGACCTCTTACATCTGCCTCATCGTAGAAGGTATGATCTTTTTTGTATTCATCTTTATGGTATACATTATGGAATCCAGTAGTTTTTGATCCTTTTTTATGCCCTTTTGATTCATGGAAGTTTTCACCTTTTGCTGCTTTTGCTGCTTGGTGCCCTTCATCATAATAAGCTCCAGAATCAGAATGACCAGCTTTATGTCCAGCATTTTCATCATAATAACCTTTATGGTGTTCGTTTCCATGATGACCTTTTTGACCTTTCTCGTAATCATGTTTAGATTTATATCCTTTTTCGCCTTTTTCGCcttgttttgaaaaatgttcaGCATTGAATTGTTCTCCACCGCCTTTCTTAAATTCTTCACCAGTACTACCTTCCACAAAAGGTACTGGTTttggtaaaatataatttgagtaTTGTGCAACAGGTTTTTGGTAGATCACTTGGGGCGCTGGTGCAATGTATTGTTCTTGTGGTTGTTGATAAATAACTTGTGGCTGAGGCTCTGGTAGATATTCAGGTTGATAATACTTTTGAGGTTGAGGTTGTGGATAGTATTTGGTTGGTACTTGCACTAAACCATATTTTTGTTGTGGATGTCCACCCAAATCGACGTAAGTTGCTGGCCCATGCCCATCACTACGATACATATAACCACTTGCACTGGCTGTATTATCTTGGTCGgatatttgttgtttttgatGAACAtaaactttttcgattttattttggaTTGACACActatttttgatgtaaaataGAACGAGCACAATTACACTGATCTTTAACATTTtggttttaatgtttttttgagTTAAATCGGATGTTGATTGAATACTGAATTATaggttcaatgatttgtttttatattaaaaaattaacaatataaattgttatttttttcccccgattgttaaatatttgttaataattttgtttgtatatgtcATTGATTTTGGTTTGTAGGTGAAAAAGATGTtgtgaaattttgtgtgaaATGTGATTAATTCTTTAATATgtagattattattaatcaattggTTGGTTATTAATTTCGaggttatgattttttttacatttttctttactttgttctaattatgtatgtaatggaataattattaaaatacctaaaaattttactgattAACTGATACAGCTATACAGGACACAGAGGTACTTGTATATTTTAGGAAAATGATATTATACATAGTGTTCCTGAAAGGCCTTTTTTAACGATCTACCAGACGTAGTACAGCCCAAAATAAGTCTATGTAGCTAAACTTGTCTAAACTTAGCTAAACTTAGTTACAAGTTTCTTCTTCTGGGTGTTAGGCGGCCGTAAAGTTGATAtcgtgaaatattttcttttgtaatttttaatgagaAAGGATATTATGCCAAATTCTAATATATTGGCGTAACAGATGGGGTTTTCAGAATTTATCCCCCCTCTCTATTTCTACGCCCAAAGAGGTGAAGAATTTATATTCAGTAAATTGTGTACTACAAAAAAGGAGTCTTGTTAAGAAttgtttatcaacaaaaaagttgaattaTGAAATACTTCGTTTAGTTTTTTCAGTTgttctttacatgtaaaaataGGGATAAAAGAGTAGTTACTTAAGAATCTCCATTCAATACTTGAAATCTATTTCTAATAATTAACAATTCGACTAAAACCTTGGTCACATGGAtgttattcaaaattatgaGGTAAATATGTTTAAGTAAGGAGCCATTCATTAACAACATTAGCataattttgacgatttttgtACCCGCCCCCACTTCCTCACTTAAGCATACATAAGATTTTTCTAGGGTGAGATTCAATCTTTTGccaaataagtaataaaacatTGTTAGAAAAGGATCAGTTACACTAAAGCTCACAGTTTGATGTAAATTCAAGATTCTTATTCTTTAGTACAGAGACTATAGTCCGCGATGTACATACATgcattatttctaatataaaatttcaacccataaaatcttacgtaagaatgGGTTTATCCAACCACTCCTCCCATATAAGctcatgaataaatttttaaattatatgtaaaataattttttgtaattatataattaaggGCTAACTCTTTTCGAAATTGAACATGAATGGATACGATTATATTATGAGAATCCGTTTTTTCCACGGCACATTTTGACAACGAGGCTGTAATAATTAAGAATTACCTATGCATTTTGTACagattttataagaatatttgtGGACATTGGCTAAAATCGTAAACTTTTGACTGTTTCTCCGTGTAATGTGAATTTTTGCGCATGCAGAAGTACGTTTGGTATGGTTCGTAAGAGTATAAAACTTTGGGATGTTCATATGATATTGAAATTTACTACTTTTCTCAGccaatttcaaaagaaaaagatttttgatttattgtatTGAACAGATTATCTTCATTCAATTTCAATCATATACCAGAGTGATTAGAGAATTTCTAAACTTAGTAACTATATACGTCgaatattatttctttgttGCGAAAATGCTATctgtaattgaaattaatttctaatttttttgtttcaggtaaggtTTTGCAAAATTCCTGttgaaattatctttaatttatgtgaGTTGTtgtaagtataaattttattgattttctgaAAGATATCAAAAACGTTCCTACTACAAAactacaaaagtaaaaaataaattaaaaataaataaaatctaagtAGATTAAGGATCATCGAGAAAAATACTCCAAAGACGCATATCATAGGTGCGTATCTTACGCAAATGCTCTTCATAATTAGTCAGAGATAGTTTGTCATAgataagtttagtcctaagtttgtaacgcttaaaaatattgacactataataaaattttggtataagtgttcataaaatcacctaattagcccatttccggctgtttgcctgtctgtcgtctgtctgtccgtcatcacgattactcataaacgaaaagagatattaagcaactgaggtcgagttcgtaaatgagcaacataggtcaattgggtctcgggtacgta from Chrysoperla carnea chromosome 2, inChrCarn1.1, whole genome shotgun sequence includes these protein-coding regions:
- the LOC123292685 gene encoding homeotic protein proboscipedia-like — protein: MLKISVIVLVLFYIKNSVSIQNKIEKVYVHQKQQISDQDNTASASGYMYRSDGHGPATYVDLGGHPQQKYGLVQVPTKYYPQPQPQKYYQPEYLPEPQPQVIYQQPQEQYIAPAPQVIYQKPVAQYSNYILPKPVPFVEGSTGEEFKKGGGEQFNAEHFSKQGEKGEKGYKSKHDYEKGQKGHHGNEHHKGYYDENAGHKAGHSDSGAYYDEGHQAAKAAKGENFHESKGHKKGSKTTGFHNVYHKDEYKKDHTFYDEADVRGHHEKYGDEGAHHSSAAGGFKKGGSHDSAFLEKENGKQGHYDKGHNDQAHKGYKGQSGQEEYYSDLEAYKKNNEQSDGKEYGYKESDGKYY